The window CCTGTCTGTTCCAACAGGCTGTTATTGACATAGCTGGACAAGCTGGACTTGTGTCTTGCCTTTTGGTGACCTGATATGAGGGATCATCTCCCAGAGCAGAACAGGGCTTGAACATGCCAAGCCAGCACCTATGTTTCTTGGCCCAACTGTCCATGTCAGGACATCAGGTCACAATGCAATGTCTAGAGGATTTGGCAGGTGAAGGTCCTGGGGCATTGGGGTGTTTGATAGGAAGTGGGTTGCGAAAAGGAGCTTAGGGGTGAATTCTGGTCCAGGGAGACACTGGGAAAAAGTTCTCATCTAAATAGTAGTAATCAAAGGCAAATACATCTGTATttaagaaacagagagaaactgagagagaaacagagaggAGGTATGCAAAACATTCACACACATACTACACAAGGCAAGGAGGCCTTATTAGATCAAAAGTGAAGGattaccttttaaaaaatacaataaaacaaattaagttGCTGAAAGTGTGAGATTTTCAAAGTGGGAGTAGGCTGGAAAGAGCTTTCACTGGCATCTAGTGGTAAGTTTCAGAGTCACTGTAGCTGATGGCACAGCTTCACTTCCAAAGTGGGTTTCCCCAGGATAGCAGAAGCTGCTCAGACTGGCAGGTCATCACTTCCAAACTGGGCTTAAAAGAGGCATTTTTGTACATAGCCTAACCCTGCCCTGAGAACTCGGTCTAAGAAGTCCATTTGGGAATGAGCATAATGTACTCTGTTTTTGACTGCACAGGCAAAACCTTGAGGTCATACCAAGGCATATTTGATCTCTTATTTTCTTGGACTTTGCGGATCTGTGTGAGTCTGTGAGACAGCAGGCAGATCTGATCTGTTTGAAGAAGAGGGTGAGCTATGGAGGCATTCACCTGTGAAAATGCAGATGTCGATGAAGGGAAACAGGATCTCTGAGAACGCAAGTCATCTGTCCTACTAGAAGCATCCACTTTAGAATAAGGTAAATTGTGTCCCAGTGGACAAACGGACACTGACACAGCTGAAATGGTATGATTCTGCCACCTTAATCCAGATCCCTCGGACAGGGAAAGAGTTACACAAATGGTCCCCACCAGgttctctgtgtgtgtcccTCATCCATGACTGTCTCAATCCCATTCCCTCCATGGTGCCACACACCAAGATGGGGCTGGCTGATGGAACTGCTGCCTGGCACCATCCACAGTGTTGGTATTATGGAAATAGGAAGGATGGGAAAGCAGGGATATGTTCCCTAAAGGCATCCTGCACATGAGGAATCTCCCCTCAGCATGCCTGGGGTCTACAGTTGCTTAACACCGTGGTCCCTGCTGTCTGTCTGGGACATGCTGTGGCATCTTCATGCATCAAAGCAGAAGACCTTCAGTAAAGCAAACTGAATAAGGCTTGGGTATCTTCTGCTGCATATGTACTGCTATAAAGGTGGTTAGATTTGTGTGGCTTTTTCCTTCACTGGGCTGGTATACAAGCTGAACTGTAGGTGTACCCtagtgctggtgctgctgccccacactACTGGTTTGTATTGGGGTAGGAAATACATCAGCAGACTTTATACAAGACAGATACAGTGTGTTAACTAGATCTGAACTCCAGCAACCCTGTAACCTTGAACTTCCTTACATGATTTAAGCCAGGTACCTCACCATCTCCTGCCTCTGTTTCCCTGAATCAAAGTGGAGGACAACAGCATGTTTGCAGCCTTGTGTCATATTTAGGACACAATAGGAGGAATGAGTGTTATTATCCAACCTCAGAGGCATGGGACAGCCCTAATCCCTGCCCCAGGGAACAGTTATGCAGAAGCAGCTTTCCACCATGCACATGCTCCTAAAATTCCCTCAGAGAAACATCTTGGGCTAGAGCTTCATGCTGAGTCTCCAAGCCTCATTGTACAGGGCAGATCCAGGAAGTTCTTGCTGCACTCCATGAGGTCCTGCTGGGACACAGCCTCTCCCAGCTGGTGCTCAATCACTGCTAAATCAAGTCCATATGCCTCAGTGTCCATCTTTGTCAAATCTGCACCAATTTTGTGCTTTCACTGAGCACTAACACTGATCCTTTCCTGGTATCTAGGCACCAGCCTTGGTTGCTACCTCCCCTCAGGGGGATTGCAagctgctgcagacacagaaaTATTCCCTGAAATGCATCTTTCCTCTCATGACTGTTCCTGGAGCAAGTCCCAGACAATCAGcctgggagggaagaaggatgCTTGCAGCACTGTGGGATGTTCTCCTGCCCAcaacaataaacagaaaacaatctcAGCTGGCACAGACAGAAATGGCCTCATCCTGACCTACCGTCTGCCAGGGCAGAGAGGGCAGGGTGAGGGACCAGAGCTGCCTGGGAGAACTACAATTCCCAGCAGGCAGTGCGAGCCGGGGACACTTCCAGCTTCCCACCAATATAGCGGTGCAGAAGAAAGGGATGTCGGAGAGAAAttctcttcttctttccttcgCTCCCGCTAACACATTGGCAGTGGTGTGAAAATCCTTCCTGTTGGCATGAGATGCTGGGAGCATCTCCCCTGCTCCTTCAACCTTTGCTCTTTGTTTCGCTTCACCCTTCCTCCGGTAGCTCTCACTGCACTGGCCACAGACTTCCTTTAGGTCAGACCAGCTACGGCTGCCACACAACTTGCAGCCGAGTTGCAAACACTGTCGTGCCCCTGAGACTGCCCCGGAGGAGAACAATGCCAGACAGAGGTTGATGGCCTGCTCAGGTAAGAGACTTTCTGCCAACTGCCCTTCATTTGTCTGTGTAGCCCAAAGAAAAGACGAAGCAACCCCCCCGGGATCTGGTTCTGCCCTTGACTCAATAGCTGAGCCCAAGGGGATTGCGGAGCTGGAAGTAAACTCAGGATTTGGATCTGTAGGATCTggatactttaaaaaataaaatcaaaggaaTAATGTAAGCAGGAATTTCTCCTTTTACCCTGACCTGAATTCAGAGATTTGTTGCTTATTACCAAAACCCAGAGGCAATTGAAATGCTGTTGCTGGTGAGATGTTTTCTCTAAGGGACTGGTGTGAGCATCCATGGTGAGGACATGGTCAGGGCCGTGGACAGGGCAGCAAGCCCACTGCCCCTCCACCTGCAGCTGCACCTGAATATGCTCCCCAGTAAGGGTGTTATGtcaattaaaaatacactgttGAACTTTACTGAGTTCtctttccagcctggctgcagctgaGGCTTTGCCTGCTGAATTAAAACCTGCTTTAGATGTCACATAGTTGCTCTCCCACCCAGGGAGAAGTCCTGGCCCCCCTCGGAGTCCCTCCTTGCACTAGCAAACATTAAACCCTGTTGCTGGGTGTGTTTTGTCCTTCCTGGCTCAGTATAACCTTGCAAGTACttgctttggggcttttttaatagttagttttgttttcctgtggtaCCTCTGTACCAGCATAGAGAATCTAGCACTCTTGTGCTTCAGTGGTAGCTCTTACCTACATCAGTGGGGATACAGATGGCTTAGCTGAAGATGAAACACAACCGTCGTGACTAAGTCTGAAGTAAATTTCCCCATTATAACTGTCTCCTGAATTAGCTGCCCACTTCATTTACCACTCTGATCTCTCTCCTCTGAGGAGCTTTAACAAACTCCACAAGTTGTGCTTGGATGTTTATACTCCACGTCTCCCATTGCTTGTCCCCTGACCCATGGCATCCTCCTTCCCCACTTCCCTTACACATCAGTGGCAGGCCCCCCAGGGAATCATCTTCTCAGCCACAGCCTTCTCAGCCACCCAGACCTCCAGGGACAAGTTTCATTGAGAGCTTGTGTCCTTGCTGacagccagccccacagctggTGATTTTGGCAGCCTTACCTTCACCTGTCAGTACCATCAGTAAAAGCCTACATTTGCTGACAGTCATTTCCAGCACCACTGTCTTCCCTCTGTCTTTCTGGCTCTTTCCCTACTGCAATTCACAGTCTTGATAAAAGCTATTGCTCACATCTCTGTTGGCACTGATTTATTCCacaatgtaaatgtaaatgcaTAGAACCCAGACTTTGCTGTCAACTGAACCTTACTGAGGAGAACAAAGTCACTTTATCTTCCCATGTTTCACTTCTCCAGCTGTCCCCTGAGGACACCACTGACCTGTCTTCCACTGTATATGGAGgtttgccaggaaaaagcagaacaggTTTGCAAGTGGTGccaagtttggggtttttttaggtttGGGGAGGTCTGTTTGATGAACAGTCACTCATCAAAAATGTGCactcattaaatatttacttataagTCTTCTTGGACAAAGGACAGAGGACTATTCTAAGAGTAAACCTCTAGTGCAGCAATAGGAGAGTCAAAACCTCATTGTGGCAGCAAGTACATCACAGATTCCCCCCAGTGCCAGGGAAAATGAGCCTGTTCCTAATCCAGCCAAACCTGTAGATTCAGAGGTCTCAGGTTCAGCCTCCCATGGAGCCATCAAGGTGCCACCTGTGGTGTTTACATAGGGAACACCGGAGGTGGAGAAGAACTAACGACCTAActattttcactttatttttttcagtccaGTAGTCCAAGTCTCCAGAAATGACCGGGAAGCCTCTCCAGGAGATTTGAGTAGCCAGGAGATGGAGTTACAAACATTGCTTCTGAAAGCTGAGGTGGAAGGAGGCTGAGAAATGAAGAAGACCACATGCTCcttgttgccccagagctggtgTTCAACAGCAGCACCCTTTCCCCTTCAGGGAATAAAGTGCATCCATTAAAGTACACTTTGATGTGTGTGTCCTGATGGTTTTTGTATCCTCCCAGACAGTCCATCCCCATAACACTGGCTTTTTGTACCTGACATCTGCTTGGCAGCTCCACCATGCACCACTGGGTGCATGGCACTGCTGCCATGAAGGACTTGGTTAAGTGTGTGGCGCTAAAGACCCACGTGTGTCAAGAGTGTGGCAGATCCTTCAGCAAGAAGGGGAACCTGAAGAGACACCAGCGGATCCACACAGCAGAGGAGGTTTTCACTGGTGGGGAGTGTGGGAGGCACTTCACCACCCAGGGGCACCTCATGACCCACCAGAGCATCCACACAGGAGAGAGACCTTTCTGCTGTGGAGAGTGCGGGCAATGCTTCCATCTGGAGATATGCCTGGCTGCCCACCAGAAGACACACACCAAAGGTGGTCCCTACCTCTGCACCCATTGCAACAAGAGCCTGAGCACAAAGAGCTACTTCAGTATCCACATGCGGACCCACATGGAGACGAGGCCATTCGCCTGCACCGAATGTGGGAAGAGCTTTGTGAAGAAGGGCACCCTCGCCACCCACAGAGAGATCCACAAGAGGGAGAAGCCCTTCAAATGCCCCAACTGCAGTAGATGCTTTGGGCAAAGTGCCACACTGGTGGCCCACCAGAAGATACACCTCCACGGGGGGCCTTTCATTTGTACCGAGTGTGGGAAGAGCTTGAGCACCAAGAGATATTTTGGTGTCCACCAGAGGAACCATGCtaagcaaaagcaaaaggcGCTTGAGGGACATATTAATGGTTTGTCTCTCCAGGTCATGCAGATTAAAGAGGAGCCTGATCTTGCCTTCAGGCCAGAGGAGACTATGTCAGGAAATATGTCATATGAAGGAGATGCCCAGGGATGTAGCATACCTAGAATCCCATTTAATCCAAAAAGTCCTCCTTGGAAAATCCAGGTGAAGGAGGATCCAGAACCACCCACTGATGACACAGCAAACATTTCTGCGATAGCCTGCCAGAAACTTTACATCAAGGAAGAGCCACCAGAAAATCTGGACTATGGAAAGATCCCACTGGTGGCTTTACAGGGGAGACTgcttaaaaaggaagaagatgtTGATGGCCAGCATGAGCAGGAAGTCCCCACAGCCAGTAACCTGGTGCTCCATGTGAAGGAAGAACCACAGGAAAGCATTGAGTTTGGGATGCATTATGGGCAGAAGTCAAACCTCAGTGCTATCCAGAGAATCCAAACTAAAGAGGAGCCTTGTCTGGAGGCCAGTCACCAGGAGAGCCAGAGCccaaagaggaagcagaagaaaagctatCTGTCCACCAAagaaaggatgctggagaacCGGGAGAAATCCATGTCCAAAGACCCCTCAGTGAAAGGAGCTCCCAGGGGTGAACGCGTTTTCCCCTGTCCTGAGTGTGGGAAGAGTTTCAACCAGAAATCAAACCTGACCAGACACAGGAAGATCCACACAAGTGAGGGGCCATACAAGTGCAGTGAGTGTGGGGAGAGCTTCCGCATGAACCGCAAGCTGATCCGCCACCAGCGAGTCCACATGAGCGAGCCCTTCAAATGCAGCGAGTGTGGGAAGAGCTTCACCCAGCGGTCAAATCTGGTCCGGCATCAGAGGATTCACACCAAGGAGGAGCCCTACCAGTGCCCCGAGTGCGAGAAGACCTTCAACCAGAAGGCCAACCTCTTCCGTCACCAAACCATCCATGTCCGCATGGGGCCTTGCAAGTGCACCAAGTGTGGGAAATGCTTCCCCCATAAGCGCCACCTGATCAAACACCAGCTGCTCCACTCCCGAGGTGGGGCCTACAAGTGTGGGGTCTGTGAGAAGCGTTATCGGCTGAAGAAGTACCTGAGGAGGCACCAGAAGATCCATGAACGAGAAGGAGCTACTCCCTGCTTAAAACAGGGGGAGGCCACAAGGACCGGCAGTGGACCCCACCACAACAGACAGAGAGCGTTGTACCCCATGAATAGCAAAGAGGAGAGCTGAGAGGATGTGGTGCTTGGCCTGTGGGAAAGTCCtttgggaaaggagagggatggagaCAAACTCTGCTTGCCTTATGTATGCAGTATCTGGGCACTGAGAGGTCAACTTGAGGATACAGTGGGGACAATGGGGCAGAGCGCTGCTGGAAACCAGTCCTCTGCAGCTTTTCTGAGGACAACCCTCAGAGCATCATTTGCTTACAGCGGTGGGATGAGGCTGGAGAGCCAGGTCTTCTCAGAACACTTAGAGATGGAGGGATAAAAGCTTGGCATCCTTTGTAATAGCATGACTGTGCTTCTAAAGGGTGACAAATTTTGTCTTGTGTAGGCAATGTCTGTCCAGGGGAACCAGGCAggatttatatttgttttagaATGCTGTGTTTCTGAGAATGCCAAAGGAAACCTCTCCCATCTAGGCAACGGTTTAAAGCAAGGGCCAGTTTTCATGTAGCTCTGATCCTCACCTTGATCCTACTGGGCTGATGGACCCTAGTCAACCAGGTGTACATATCTGGGGTAGACTATTCCCAGCCAGAGTGGGGTTTTAAGCCCTGAGTCCCACAGACCAGGCTCCcagattggtttaaaccagATCCATAAAATTAAGTAATGCAAAATTAATGACTGTTTTTCCAAAGCTAGCCTAGAGACCAACAGATTGTATTATGATTTGTGCCCCCACAGTCCCACTGCATGGATATAAATGGGGATGGCTTTTCTTAGCACTGAGTTTTACATCTCCGATGATGGCTTTGTCACCACAAGTCTGAGAAGCATCAGTGACTTCACCAGCTGGAGCAACACTGGAGCTGTTTCTCAGCCACCTGCTTCCCTACCTGTTACTGTGAAGCTCTTGGTAGGATATTGACTTCATTGGGCATGATTTAGGGAATTCAAACCAAACAACAGGAATAGCTGGAAGTGTCTTCACTCTTTAGAGAGCTGGAAAATTCTTCCCTGTCAGggtgttttcctttcctgtcccTGGCACTGTGCAGCTACTCAAAAGCATGTACAGTTCAGCAATCTTTATTGCTCACTGATGATGATTTTGTGTGAGTGTTCCCTAGTCAGATGAATCTTTGTGTCTTGAAAGTCCCTGGTGGAACAGAGATGTGAAGGGAATCCACAATCAACTGAGCAACTCCCTGAGGTTTCTCTGTGGCACTGCTACATGGCCAGGTGGGCACTGCCAAGCAAATACACGTATTGAGGTTCGTTGTGTTGCTCTAATGCATACAGTCCAAGAGGCAAATGGAAGTGTGTTCCATGGTGAAACAGTAGCTTTGCCTCTCTGGCTTTGTGCAAGAAAAGAAGCCCCCTTGCTACCCCCAAGGCACACACCACTTCATTCTCACAGGACATGCTGCAGATAGCATCCTCTTGGAGACCCTGAAAATGATGCATCATGACTTTGGGCAATTACCTGCTGTGATGCTTCAGACCCAAGCTGCTTGTTATCTGCACTTTCTACTTTGGAGCAGCTTATCTCTCTAGGCACGGAAACTGAGGcatgaagagaaggaaaggaacagGACTAACTGTTCTTGAGCTTGCCTTTACCAGCTGCTTGGACACTGGTATGTTGCATTGAGGCACTTTATTGTGGTGACTCAAGCACAACACTGAGAACAGCTGCCAAACCCCAAAAGCACAGAGTAATTTTTGTGTTTAGATTCTCTCATCTTTCAATATAATCAGGCCCAGAACATGATTTCGAACAGCAAATCAAGCTCTGACAGCCTCTGAAGGAGACAACCTCAGTCCCCTCACCTGCAAAGTGTAGCCAAACTGATTGATACAAAGCTGCTCCTCAAATCTCTGTGACCTGGTGCAAATTCATTTCTGGAACAGAAAAGGCAGATGCATAGGGGGAAAAACAAGTTTAGAATGTTCTAGAGGAGACTAAGGAGCATCCTTGTTAAAAAAATGGGTCTGAGCCATATGGCAGGTGAATACTTCATAGCAGGGCTGGGAAACTATGTTCCTTGGGAAGAATATGGCTGAGCCAAACTAGTGAAGCAAAACAGCCTCTGTTAGGCTTGCTGAGGGGCAGAGGTACAGCAGAGCCTTCAGTGGCtggcatttatttcattttcattagcaTAGTGTAGGGCTGTAGAGGCTTTTACCAGGAAGAGGAACTGGTATGAGAGGTTTGCCAGTTGTATTACTGTGTCCGTGCACACAGACGGGACACTGAGTCAATGTCAATAGCTTTCCTGGATGTCACTGGATCTTCCACTGGTGGCCATAGCCAGTGTGGGTGTCCTAGCTTCTGGGGACAATTGGGGCTGGTAGTTTGTAATATCTCctcaataaagaaaatatttaaagaaaaaaggaaacaaaataagaCTCTTCTCTCGTTTTTGACTTCTAAGAAGAAATCTGGTCTTGCACAGTGGATCAGGTAAGGCTTGCTTTAAGCCAATCACTGTCCTATTTCTAGCCATGCATATTGTTTCTTTGGATTTCAGGAGGAATTTGGCTGTGGGATTATTTTTGATCACCTCGTTGCCTCATTGACTTTTTGTGTGCATAATCTAAGCATCAGTTCTGTCTCTCATAGTCAGCATGGCTTGTCTGAAGGAAAGATGGAGACAGGCTGTGATGGGAGCTCTTAATGCAAGAGTGCTTATTTTATGCTTCGATTGGATGCATGGAGCTGATTGGTGCTCAGCATGTCCTGGTATGGTGGGAATGAGAGGGTCTCTGGGGCCAGAGCTAACATCTGCTCCAACATAAGTACCCTGGGATGTTTACTTGCCTTTTGAGAATATGATAGTTCCCATGAGAACTTCTTCAAGAatcccaggctgcagggagcctAGTGTCCCTACAGACGGGgagtgagaaaaggaaaaacactaGGATGAAAACTGGGTGAGCAACAGAACACTCAGTATCACATACTTCTACACAGGCTTTATCTGTTCACTTGTGACTGGCAGCCTCTATGGTGTATGAATATTTACTTACCACCATCACCTTAGCTACCCCTCATCCCATCCAGAGCCAAAGTGATGCAAACAGGTAGCACCACATAGGACCAGGTTATCAAGCTGAACCTCCTCTAGCCGGCACACTTGGAGCCACTGCCTCCATCTCCTGACCCAAAGCACAGTTTCTCCCTTGAAAGTGATTTCTTGTGCTGGAACAAAGCTAAGGTGAGAGATCTCCATCAAAGGACCAAAACTTCTGACTAGTCCACAGCTGCAGATATTCTGAACAAGGTCAATAAAATCTGTGATCTCCTTTTCTAGGATCAGGGTTAGCCTGGAAGCAGGAGCGGCCCCTGCAATGGGGTAGATGAATTGGGCAGTGCTGGCCAGTGGCTCTCTGCTATTTGCAGGAGGTGGTTACAGCCCATTGGTATCCTTTGTAAAAGGACTGCTGTCCCGTGGGGGA of the Melopsittacus undulatus isolate bMelUnd1 chromosome 1, bMelUnd1.mat.Z, whole genome shotgun sequence genome contains:
- the LOC101877574 gene encoding zinc finger protein 160-like; this translates as MHHWVHGTAAMKDLVKCVALKTHVCQECGRSFSKKGNLKRHQRIHTAEEVFTGGECGRHFTTQGHLMTHQSIHTGERPFCCGECGQCFHLEICLAAHQKTHTKGGPYLCTHCNKSLSTKSYFSIHMRTHMETRPFACTECGKSFVKKGTLATHREIHKREKPFKCPNCSRCFGQSATLVAHQKIHLHGGPFICTECGKSLSTKRYFGVHQRNHAKQKQKALEGHINGLSLQVMQIKEEPDLAFRPEETMSGNMSYEGDAQGCSIPRIPFNPKSPPWKIQVKEDPEPPTDDTANISAIACQKLYIKEEPPENLDYGKIPLVALQGRLLKKEEDVDGQHEQEVPTASNLVLHVKEEPQESIEFGMHYGQKSNLSAIQRIQTKEEPCLEASHQESQSPKRKQKKSYLSTKERMLENREKSMSKDPSVKGAPRGERVFPCPECGKSFNQKSNLTRHRKIHTSEGPYKCSECGESFRMNRKLIRHQRVHMSEPFKCSECGKSFTQRSNLVRHQRIHTKEEPYQCPECEKTFNQKANLFRHQTIHVRMGPCKCTKCGKCFPHKRHLIKHQLLHSRGGAYKCGVCEKRYRLKKYLRRHQKIHEREGATPCLKQGEATRTGSGPHHNRQRALYPMNSKEES